The Alnus glutinosa chromosome 7, dhAlnGlut1.1, whole genome shotgun sequence genome includes a region encoding these proteins:
- the LOC133874137 gene encoding telomere repeat-binding protein 2-like isoform X1 has protein sequence MRRLEHGFCGYWVPVVPRASRSARGRGPIRKKCEEDQIRAFEILARVAGTVLQESENSVSTNAACVKNMPRIRNANSKRDIECEGRLLKKDPCGQGNCDEKSFACVPGLQGHHESYTLNEFSHVQDNQVLEVGSASNTYDKSEMICFTKKLATVSIKNNCGSSSSRVVGHSLSFGEFSEENVGVLARKLEAEPHKSRSEKNGTLPVSDSSEDPMELDRRSLALVGSECDVKVSLLRDCLNGTLPRHYDNVEVVSRDDDENSVGFTQPSTLSMSYRPPPDIGERRIKKLSASRQWRESQKFKDGKMKQMCCNKRYSHMDDRSQNIYPFKKRKFYSQSPLCTSDEVFLHEGMTNFPDKRNGDNQSAGATTSTGASSSVTGQVPPASKGCNVKLSIKSFKVPELVIEIPATATVGSLKRTVMEAVTAVLGDGLHVGILLQGKKVRDDSKTLLQTGISQDQKRHSLGFILEPRHAQINPPASSEDSSLLSGGTDTPQGLSSCGESKLNIVPSLADISTGNTMPETQALVAVPTIGMEALAVIPFHQKSHSEFARRRIRRPFSVTEVEALVQVVEKLGTGRWRDVKLRAFDSVKHRTYVDLKDKWKTLVHTARISPQQRRGEPVPQELLERVLAAHAYWSQHQTRQQVNNNVKD, from the exons ATGAGGAGGTTGGAGCATGGTTTCTGTGGCTACTGGGTTCCTGTGGTTCCTCGGGCTTCAAGATCAGCTAGG GGGAGGGGACCAATCAGGAAGAAATGCGAGGAGGATCAGATACGtgcatttgaaattttagctCGTGTAGCTGGCACTGTATTGCAGGAGTCTGAAAACTCTGTTTCAACCAATGCTGCTTGTGTAAAGAATATGCCTCGCATTCGTAATGCTAATTCTAAAAGAGATATAGAGTGTGAAGGACGATTGTTGAAGAAGGATCCTTGTGGGCAGGGAAATTGTGATGAGAAATCCTTTGCCTGTGTTCCAGGTTTGCAAGGGCACCATGAAAGCTATACACTGAATGAGTTTTCCCATGTTCAGGACAATCAAGTTCTTGAGGTTGGTTCTGCATCAAATACTTATGACAAGTCAGAGATGATATGTTTTACCAAGAAGTTGGCTACTGTCAGTATCAAAAATAATTGTGGATCTTCCTCAAGCAGAGTAGTGGGTCACTCCCTTAGCTTTGGGGAATTTTCTGAAGAAAACGTAGGCGTGCTTGCAAGGAAATTAGAAGCTGAACCACATAAAAgtagaagtgaaaaaaatggaACTCTACCTGTTTCAGACAGTTCAGAGGATCCAATGGAACTGGACAGGAGATCTCTTGCTCTGGTTGGTTCAGAGTGTGATGTAAAAGTGTCTTTGTTAAGGGACTGCTTAAACGGTACTTTACCTAGGCATTATGATAATGTAGAAGTAGTTAGTAGAGATGATGACGAGAACTCTGTTGGGTTTACTCAACCCAGCACCTTATCAATGTCCTATAGGCCACCCCCAGATATTGGAGAGAGGAGAATAAAAAAACTCTCTGCTTCCAGACAGTGGAGAGAATCCCAGAAATTCAAGG ATGGAAAAATGAAGCAAATGTGCTGCAATAAGAGATATTCTCATATGGATGACAGATCACAGAATATCTATCCTTTCAAGAAGAGGAAGTTCTATAGTCAAAGCCCACTATGCACATCTGATGAAGTATTCCTCCATGAAGGCATGACCAATTTTCCTGACAAGAGAAATGGTGACAACCAATCTGCAGGTGCAACAACGT CAACTGGAGCATCATCCTCAGTAACTGGTCAAGTACCTCCTGCATCCAAGGGTTGTAATG TGAAGCTTAGCATAAAATCTTTCAAGGTCCCAGAGCTCGTCATAGAGATTCCTGCAACTGCAACTGTTGGTTCGCTGAAG AGGACAGTTATGGAAGCAGTGACTGCTGTACTTGGAGATGGACTGCATGTTGGCATCCTGCTTCAGGGAAAGAAGGTCAGAGATGACAGCAAAACTCTACTTCAGACTGGGATTTCTCAAGATCAGAAGCGTCATAGTTTGGGTTTTATATTGGAGCCCAGACATGCACAAATCAACCCACCTGCGTCCTCTGAAGACTCTTCTTTGTTATCTGGTGGCACTGACACTCCTCAAGGGTTATCCAG TTGTGGTGAAAGCAAACTCAATATAGTTCCTTCTCTTGCTGATATTTCAACTGGCAATACCATGCCAGAGACCCAGGCTTTGGTTGCAGTTCCGACAATCGGCATGGAGGCATTGGCTGTGATTCCATTTCATCAGAAATCACATTCTGAGTTCGCACGGCGCCGAATCAGGAGACCTTTCTCTGTTACCGAAGTAGAAGCATTGGTTCaggtggttgagaaacttggaACTGGAAG GTGGCGTGATGTTAAATTGCGTGCTTTTGACAGCGTAAAGCATCGAACTTACGTGGATTTGAAG GATAAATGGAAGACATTGGTGCACACAGCAAGAATCTCCCCTCAGCAGAGGAGGGGAGAGCCTGTTCCTCAAGAGCTTTTGGAGAGGGTCCTAGCTGCCCATGCCTATTGGTCGCAGCATCAGACTAGGCAGCAGgttaataataatgtaaaagaTTGA
- the LOC133874137 gene encoding telomere repeat-binding protein 5-like isoform X2 → MRRLEHGFCGYWVPVVPRASRSARGRGPIRKKCEEDQIRAFEILARVAGTVLQESENSVSTNAACVKNMPRIRNANSKRDIECEGRLLKKDPCGQGNCDEKSFACVPGLQGHHESYTLNEFSHVQDNQVLEVGSASNTYDKSEMICFTKKLATVSIKNNCGSSSSRVVGHSLSFGEFSEENVGVLARKLEAEPHKSRSEKNGTLPVSDSSEDPMELDRRSLALVGSECDVKVSLLRDCLNGTLPRHYDNVEVVSRDDDENSVGFTQPSTLSMSYRPPPDIGERRIKKLSASRQWRESQKFKDGKMKQMCCNKRYSHMDDRSQNIYPFKKRKFYSQSPLCTSDEVFLHEGMTNFPDKRNGDNQSAATGASSSVTGQVPPASKGCNVKLSIKSFKVPELVIEIPATATVGSLKRTVMEAVTAVLGDGLHVGILLQGKKVRDDSKTLLQTGISQDQKRHSLGFILEPRHAQINPPASSEDSSLLSGGTDTPQGLSSCGESKLNIVPSLADISTGNTMPETQALVAVPTIGMEALAVIPFHQKSHSEFARRRIRRPFSVTEVEALVQVVEKLGTGRWRDVKLRAFDSVKHRTYVDLKDKWKTLVHTARISPQQRRGEPVPQELLERVLAAHAYWSQHQTRQQVNNNVKD, encoded by the exons ATGAGGAGGTTGGAGCATGGTTTCTGTGGCTACTGGGTTCCTGTGGTTCCTCGGGCTTCAAGATCAGCTAGG GGGAGGGGACCAATCAGGAAGAAATGCGAGGAGGATCAGATACGtgcatttgaaattttagctCGTGTAGCTGGCACTGTATTGCAGGAGTCTGAAAACTCTGTTTCAACCAATGCTGCTTGTGTAAAGAATATGCCTCGCATTCGTAATGCTAATTCTAAAAGAGATATAGAGTGTGAAGGACGATTGTTGAAGAAGGATCCTTGTGGGCAGGGAAATTGTGATGAGAAATCCTTTGCCTGTGTTCCAGGTTTGCAAGGGCACCATGAAAGCTATACACTGAATGAGTTTTCCCATGTTCAGGACAATCAAGTTCTTGAGGTTGGTTCTGCATCAAATACTTATGACAAGTCAGAGATGATATGTTTTACCAAGAAGTTGGCTACTGTCAGTATCAAAAATAATTGTGGATCTTCCTCAAGCAGAGTAGTGGGTCACTCCCTTAGCTTTGGGGAATTTTCTGAAGAAAACGTAGGCGTGCTTGCAAGGAAATTAGAAGCTGAACCACATAAAAgtagaagtgaaaaaaatggaACTCTACCTGTTTCAGACAGTTCAGAGGATCCAATGGAACTGGACAGGAGATCTCTTGCTCTGGTTGGTTCAGAGTGTGATGTAAAAGTGTCTTTGTTAAGGGACTGCTTAAACGGTACTTTACCTAGGCATTATGATAATGTAGAAGTAGTTAGTAGAGATGATGACGAGAACTCTGTTGGGTTTACTCAACCCAGCACCTTATCAATGTCCTATAGGCCACCCCCAGATATTGGAGAGAGGAGAATAAAAAAACTCTCTGCTTCCAGACAGTGGAGAGAATCCCAGAAATTCAAGG ATGGAAAAATGAAGCAAATGTGCTGCAATAAGAGATATTCTCATATGGATGACAGATCACAGAATATCTATCCTTTCAAGAAGAGGAAGTTCTATAGTCAAAGCCCACTATGCACATCTGATGAAGTATTCCTCCATGAAGGCATGACCAATTTTCCTGACAAGAGAAATGGTGACAACCAATCTGCAG CAACTGGAGCATCATCCTCAGTAACTGGTCAAGTACCTCCTGCATCCAAGGGTTGTAATG TGAAGCTTAGCATAAAATCTTTCAAGGTCCCAGAGCTCGTCATAGAGATTCCTGCAACTGCAACTGTTGGTTCGCTGAAG AGGACAGTTATGGAAGCAGTGACTGCTGTACTTGGAGATGGACTGCATGTTGGCATCCTGCTTCAGGGAAAGAAGGTCAGAGATGACAGCAAAACTCTACTTCAGACTGGGATTTCTCAAGATCAGAAGCGTCATAGTTTGGGTTTTATATTGGAGCCCAGACATGCACAAATCAACCCACCTGCGTCCTCTGAAGACTCTTCTTTGTTATCTGGTGGCACTGACACTCCTCAAGGGTTATCCAG TTGTGGTGAAAGCAAACTCAATATAGTTCCTTCTCTTGCTGATATTTCAACTGGCAATACCATGCCAGAGACCCAGGCTTTGGTTGCAGTTCCGACAATCGGCATGGAGGCATTGGCTGTGATTCCATTTCATCAGAAATCACATTCTGAGTTCGCACGGCGCCGAATCAGGAGACCTTTCTCTGTTACCGAAGTAGAAGCATTGGTTCaggtggttgagaaacttggaACTGGAAG GTGGCGTGATGTTAAATTGCGTGCTTTTGACAGCGTAAAGCATCGAACTTACGTGGATTTGAAG GATAAATGGAAGACATTGGTGCACACAGCAAGAATCTCCCCTCAGCAGAGGAGGGGAGAGCCTGTTCCTCAAGAGCTTTTGGAGAGGGTCCTAGCTGCCCATGCCTATTGGTCGCAGCATCAGACTAGGCAGCAGgttaataataatgtaaaagaTTGA
- the LOC133873885 gene encoding RHOMBOID-like protein 4, with product MASDIQIRVNSRRNNSVIHPLESDSAPASAPAPAAASPFREIKHFKKWVTWLIPLFVIANTIVFIITMSVNNCPKNSVNCIASFLGRFSFQPFKENPLLGPSSSTLVKMGALDVNKVVNGDQGWRLITCNWLHAGVFHILANMLSLLVIGIRLEREFGFVRIGLLYVISGLGGSIMSGLFIQSSISVGASGALFGLLGGMLSELITNWTLYASKFAALLTLVVIIVINLAVGILPHVDNFAHIGGFVSGFLLGFVFLIRPQFGWVRQRYAPSASAKPKFKMYQCILWVVSLILLIIGFTVGLVMLLRGFNANDHCSWCHYLSCVPTSRWSCNTDPASCLSNQIGNQLNITCSSNGKSGIYVLPDASSSQIQGLCIGLCS from the exons ATGGCGTCGGACATCCAAATAAGGGTCAACTCCCGGCGGAACAACAGCGTGATACATCCACTAGAGTCAGACTCAGCTCCGGCGTCTGCTCCGGCACCAGCTGCAGCAAGCCCATTCCGGGAAATCAAGCATTTCAAGAAATGGGTCACCTGGCTGATCCCCTTGTTTGTGATCGCCAATACAATCGTGTTTATCATCACCATGTCCGTCAACAACTGCCCCAAGAACTCTGTCAATTGCATTGCTTCGTTCTTGGGTCGTTTCTCTTTCCAGCCCTTCAAGGAGAACCCTCTTCTTGGGCCTTCCTCGTCGAC GCTAGTGAAGATGGGGGCTCTAGATGTGAATAAAGTAGTAAACGGAGACCAGGGGTGGCGCCTCATCACCTGCAATTGGTTGCATGCAGGGGTTTTCCATATACTGGCAAACATGTTGAGTCTTTTAGTAATTGGAATTCGGCTTGAGCGTGAATTTGGGTTTG TACGGATTGGGTTGCTATATGTCATCTCTGGATTGGGGGGGAGTATTATGTCTGGTCTTTTCATTCAGTCAAGCATCTCTGTTGGTGCTTCTGGTGCACTTTTTGGCTTACTAGGAGGAATGCTTTCTGAACTCATCACCAATTGGACGTTGTATGCTAGTAAG tTTGCAGCATTATTAACCCTCGTGGTCATCATTGTAATCAACTTGGCAGTGGGAATCCTCCCACATGTGGACAACTTTGCTCATATTGGAGGATTTGTTTCGGGTTTTCTTCTCGGGTTTGTGTTTCTGATACGCCCCCAATTTGGATGGGTTAGACAAAGATATGCTCCTTCTGCTTCAGCTAAACCTAAATTCAAGATGTATCAGTGCATATTATGGGTCGTTTCTCTGATCCTTTTGATTATTGG TTTTACTGTTGGCCTGGTTATGCTTCTCCGGGGATTTAATGCAAATGATCATTGTTCTTGGTGTCATTATTTGAGTTGTGTCCCCACTTCAAGATGGAGCTGCAACACAGATCCTGCATCCTGCTTG TCAAACCAGATAGGCAACCAGTTAAACATAACGTGCTCAAGCAATGGAAAATCAGGTATATATGTTTTGCCGGATGCAAGCAGTTCCCAGATCCAAGGGTTATGTATTGGTCTTTGCAGTTGA
- the LOC133873669 gene encoding ribonuclease II, chloroplastic/mitochondrial, whose product MAVRAVNSCVIFRSASSPPLSAVRCRLYSFSTFPLRRYCKLGFRFPILWPERKFLGHGGVRSCSVHSLVDSVMEELKFMRKRKRVCAASKIGLTSSGELLEDKLSNRALEKGLLLEFKKDSDRVLLAVAQRPDGKKNWMVYDQNGVTSSIKPQQITYIVPGIENFDHTEISDFVRRAQDNLDPALLEFAWVELLEKHKSVTTEELAEMIFGCAEPLESYCAHLLLSKDEIYFSVLETKGSRSLYGPRPTMQVEELLRRKLTKEAAEKELQEFVQLLKSAKAKASEAKPPKSSWMVEEKIRHKIESLESYAIDACKDDDQKKTAGMILKAMGLVRTASTAVNLLIDIGYFPVHVNLDLLKFNIPTDHSDEIISAAESLLLESSDPDEIDRKDLTHLKVYAIDVDEADELDDALSATRLQDGRIKIWIHVADPARFVQPGSKVDREAMRRGTSIFLPTATYPMFPEKLAMEGMSLKQGEICNAVTVSVVLRSDGSIAEYSVDNSIIKPTYMLTYESASELLHLNLDEEVELKILSEAATLRSQWRREQGAVDTVTLDTRIKVANPDDPEPVINLYVENQADPAMRLVFEMMILCGEVMATFGSCNNLPLPYRGQPQSNIDVSAFAHLPEGPVRSSSIIKVMRAAEIDFRKPIRHGILGLPGYVQFTSPIRRYMDLLAHYQVKAYLRGESLPFSAGQLEGIASSVNMHSRVAKRLFGSSLRYWMLEYLRRQPKERRYRALILRFIKDRVAALLLVAVGVQASLSVSVGSQIGDEVEVRVEEAHPRDDFLELKEVI is encoded by the exons ATGGCGGTTCGAGCCGTTAACAGCTGCGTAATCTTTCGCTCCGCTTCTTCTCCTCCTCTGTCCGCCGTCCGGTGCCGATTGTACAGTTTCAGCACCTTTCCTCTTCGCCGCTACTGCAAATTGGGATTCCGGTTCCCGATATTGTGGCCCGAGCGGAAGTTTTTGGGCCATGGCGGTGTTCGGAGCTGTTCGGTTCACAGTCTCGTCGACAGCGTCATGGAAGAGCTCAAATTCATGCGCAAGAGGAAGAGAGTTTGCGCTGCCTCCAA AATTGGATTAACGAGCAGTGGAGAGCTTCTTGAAGATAAGCTCTCGAACCGAGCACTAGAGAAAGGGTTGTTGCTGGAGTTCAAGAAGGATTCTGATAGGGTCCTGCTGGCAGTTGCTCAGAGACCTGACGGGAAGAAGAACTGGATGGTGTATGATCAG AATGGTGTCACATCCTCCATTAAACCACAGCAAATTACATACATTGTTCCAGGCATTGAGAATTTCGATCACACAGAGATTTCGGATTTTGTTCGGAGAGCACAGGATAACTTG GATCCAGCACTGCTTGAGTTTGCTTGGGTTGAGCTTCTAGAAAAACATAAGTCTGTGACAACCGAAGAATTAGCAGAG ATGATTTTTGGTTGTGCGGAGCCTCTTGAGAGCTATTGTGCCCATCTTTTGCTATCAAAAGATGAAATATACTTCAGTGTGCTGGAGACAAAAGGTTCACGTTCTTTATATGGGCCTAGACCTACTATGCAG GTAGAAGAACTTTTACGTAGGAAGCTCACTAAGGAGGCTGCTGAGAAAGAACTTCAGGAGTTTGTTCAATTATTGAAATCTGCTAAGGCAAAGGCTTCTGAAGCTAAACCTCCCAAATCTTCATGGATGGTTGAAGAGAAAATTAGACACAAAATTGAATCTCTTGAATCTTATGCCATTGATGCCTGCAAAGACGACGACCAAAAGAAAACAGCTGGAATG ATTCTCAAGGCAATGGGACTGGTGAGAACAGCATCAACAGCTGTAAATCTCCTCATAGATATTGGTTATTTTCCTGTACATGTCAATCTTGATCTCTTAAAGTTCAATATTCCTACTGATCATTCGGACGAGATAATATCAGCTGCTGAAAGTCTTCTGTTGGAGTCATCTGATCCAGATGAG ATTGATAGAAAAGATCTCACTCACTTAAAGGTTTACGCCATTGATGTTGATGAGGCTGATGAg CTTGATGATGCCCTGAGTGCAACAAGGTTGCAAGATGGCCGGATTAAGATCTGGATACATGTTGCGGATCCAGCAAGATTTGTGCAACCTGGGAGCAAAGTAGACAG GGAGGCAATGAGAAGAGGAACTTCTATATTCTTGCCTACTGCCACTTATCCAATGTTTCCAGAGAAACTTGCCATGGAGGGAATGAGTTTGAAACAAGGAGAGATTTGCAATGCTGTTACAGTCTCTGTTGTGCTGCGTTCTGATGGCAg CATTGCAGAATACTCGGTGGACAATTCAATCATCAAACCCACCTATATGCTGACATACGAGAGTGCATCTGAACTGCTTCATTTGAACCTGGACGAGGAGGTTGAACTGAAAATTCTATCCGAGGCAGCAACTTTGCGGTCTCAGTGGCGACGAGAACAG GGTGCAGTTGACACGGTCACATTAGACACACGTATCAAGGTGGCTAACCCAGATGATCCAGAGCCTGTTATCAATCTTTATGTCGAAAACCAAGCAGACCCTGCAATGCGACTAGTCTTTGAGATGATGATACTCTGTGGGGAAGTTATGGCCACTTTTGGTTCTTGCAATAACCTTCCTTTACCCTACAGAGGACAGCCCCAGTCAAATATTGATGTATCTGCATTTGCGCATCTTCCAGAAGGACCCGTTAGGAGCTCTTCCATTATTAAAGTTATGCGTGCTGCTGAAATTGATTTCAGGAAACCTATACGCCATGGGATTTTGGGACTTCCTGGTTATGTTCAGTTTACATCTCCTATTCGTAGATATATGGATCTTCTTGCTCATTATCAG GTCAAAGCATATCTTAGGGGTGAATCTCTTCCTTTCTCAGCTGGTCAGCTAGAGGGGATTGCATCAAGTGTAAACATGCACTCTAGAGTAGCGAAGAGGCTATTTGGCAGCAGTCTCCGGTATTGGATGTTAGAATACCTTAGAAGGcaaccaaaagaaagaagatatcGTGCATTGATCCTGAGATTCATTAAAGATCGGGTTGCAGCCTTATTGTTAGTTGCG
- the LOC133872919 gene encoding oxysterol-binding protein-related protein 3A-like — MASTDPKQGGGFFASIAASLSNFTKSVNGFVGYEGLEVVNPEGGTEDSEEEAKRGRWKQEDRDSYWKMMQKYIGSDVTSMVTLPVLIFEPMSMLQKMAELMEYSYLLDLADECEDPHMRLVHAASFFISVYYGLQRTWKPFNPILGETYEMVNHGGITFIAEQVSHHPPMSAAHAENEHFIYDISSKVKTKFLGNSVDVYPLGRTRVTLKRDGAVLGLVPPPTKVNNLIFGRTWIDSPGEMILTNLTTGDKVVLYFQPCGWLGAGRYEVDGYVYNAAEEPKILMTGKWNESMSYQPCDLEGEPLPGTELKEAWRVADAPKNDRFQYTYFAHKINSFDTAPKKLLASDSRLRPDRYALEKGDLSLAGLEKSRLEEKQRDEKRNREAKGHQFTPKWFDLTSEINPTPWGDLEVYSYNGKYAEHRAAVDSLDSVEEVDITSTNFNPWQYENSAPE; from the exons ATGGCTTCTACGGATCCGAAGCAAGGTGGAGGGTTTTTCGCTTCTATCGCTGCCAGTTTGTCGAATTTCACCAAATCGGTCAACGG GTTTGTGGGTTATGAAGGGCTGGAAGTTGTTAATCCGGAAGGAGGCACTGAAGATTCTGAAGAGGAAgcaaaaagaggaagatggaaACAGGAG gatcGGGATAGTTACTGGAAAATGATGCAAAAGTATATAGGCAGCGATGTTACATCAATGGTGACACTTCCAGTACTTATTTTCGAGCCAATGTCAATGCTGCAGAAAATGGCAGAG CTGATGGAATACTCCTACCTGTTAGATCTGGCAGATGAATGTGAGGATCCCCACATGCGATTGGTGCATGCTG CATCATTTTTTATATCTGTCTACTATGGGCTCCAAAGAACCTGGAAGCCATTTAATCCAATTCTTGGTGAGACTTATGAAATGGTTAATCATGGCGGCATTACATTCATAGCAGAACAG GTTAGTCATCACCCTCCAATGAGTGCTGCACATGCTGAGAATGAACATTTCATTTATGACATATCCTCGAAGGtgaaaactaaatttttagGGAACTCAGTCGACGTCTATCCTCTTGGAAG GACGCGAGTAACCCTCAAAAGAGATGGTGCAGTCCTAGGTTTGGTGCCCCCTCCAACCAAAGTAAACAACTTAATCTTTGGACGAACTTGGATTGACTCACCAGGGGAGATGATCTTGACAAATTTGACCACTGGAGACAAAGTTGTGCTGTATTTTCAACCATGCGGCTGGCTTGG AGCTGGTCGCTACGAAGTGGATGGATATGTATATAATGCTGCTGAGGAACCCAAGATACTGATGACTGGAAAGTGGAATGAGTCGATGAGTTATCAACCCTGTGATCTGGAAGGGGAACCACTTCCTGGTACCGAGCTAAAAGAG GCTTGGAGAGTTGCTGATGCTCCGAAAAATGACAGATTCCAGTATACATATTTTGCGCACAAGATAAACAGCTTTGACACTGCTCCCAAGAAGTTATTGGCATCAGATTCTCGATTGCGACCTGATAGATATGCACTTGAGAAGGGTGATCTATCTCTAGCTGGTCTTGAAAAGAGcag ACTGGAGGAGAAGCAGAGGGATGaaaagagaaacagagaggCTAAGGGCCATCAGTTCACTCCAAAATGGTTTGACCTTACCAGTGAAATTAATCCTACACCTTGGGGTGACTTGGAAGTATACTCCTACAATGGCAAATATGCTGAACACCGGGCTGCTGTAGATAGCTTAGATAGCGTCGAAGAGGTTGACATTACATCAACTAATTTCAACCCCTGGCAATACGAGAATTCGGCTCCTGAATGA